In one window of Toxotes jaculatrix isolate fToxJac2 chromosome 10, fToxJac2.pri, whole genome shotgun sequence DNA:
- the LOC121188773 gene encoding short coiled-coil protein B isoform X1, producing MICFLNLSVSQRVAALHSKKEDEYFTMSSEDGDLENQAELEEKTRLINQVLELQHTLEDLSARVDAVKEENLKLKSENQVLGQYIENLMSASSVFQTTDTKSKRK from the exons ATGATATGTTTCCTTAatctctcagtgtctcagagAGTCGCAGCCCTGCATTCCAAAAAGGAAGACGAGTATTTCACCATGAGCTCAGAAGATg GTGACTTGGAGAACcaggctgagctggaggagaagacaAGGCTCATCAACCAGGTGCTGGAGCTTCAGCACACTTTAGAAG ACCTGTCTGCGCGGGTGGACGCTGTCAAAGAGGAGAACCTGAAGCTGAAGTCAGAGAACCAGGTTCTGGGTCAGTACATTGAGAACCTCATGTCTGCCTCCAGTGTCTTCCAGACCACTGACACCAAGAGCAAACGAAAGTAA
- the LOC121188773 gene encoding short coiled-coil protein B isoform X2, with product MSSEDGDLENQAELEEKTRLINQVLELQHTLEDLSARVDAVKEENLKLKSENQVLGQYIENLMSASSVFQTTDTKSKRK from the exons ATGAGCTCAGAAGATg GTGACTTGGAGAACcaggctgagctggaggagaagacaAGGCTCATCAACCAGGTGCTGGAGCTTCAGCACACTTTAGAAG ACCTGTCTGCGCGGGTGGACGCTGTCAAAGAGGAGAACCTGAAGCTGAAGTCAGAGAACCAGGTTCTGGGTCAGTACATTGAGAACCTCATGTCTGCCTCCAGTGTCTTCCAGACCACTGACACCAAGAGCAAACGAAAGTAA